One genomic window of Thermorudis peleae includes the following:
- a CDS encoding ABC transporter substrate-binding protein translates to MESRRPLTRRRMIQLLGSGLVGSWLLSACGSGASTVTPTQATSSSAASPTAAASTSTASQAATAPTSVVTMATTPTVITNTQASGQGPVVIGVLGDMTGVYSSLGQNMVRGMQLYFDQVQNKAGGRSIDLHIEDCANSPDQTLSKARKLVEQDRVHILTGVTLSNEAAAIRDYVVQQQVPLIVANAGLQGLTRDPKMRSPYIFRVSFANGQYEAPFGDYVYQKLGYKSVILTALDYAAGHEKADAFRKRYQQAGGKVVGEVYAPINTQDYGPYLQRIQQYQADAVWAFYSGADAVRFVLQFTDFGLRDKYTLTGPGDLVDENILSQEGDAALNVITSLHYSPLYNSPENKAFVDAFRAKYNAQANLFAYQGFLAARVIVEALNATNGNVEDKQTFLQALRQVHFIGPVGEFRFNAESQGPIITVLIRKVQKLPDGSYGNVVIDTIGNVDDLSF, encoded by the coding sequence ATGGAAAGCAGGCGCCCACTGACCCGACGAAGAATGATCCAGTTGCTTGGTAGCGGCCTCGTTGGCAGCTGGCTGCTCAGTGCGTGTGGTAGTGGCGCGTCAACAGTGACCCCAACCCAGGCGACGAGCAGCAGTGCTGCAAGCCCGACAGCTGCTGCGAGCACGTCTACGGCTAGCCAAGCTGCAACCGCTCCTACCTCTGTGGTCACCATGGCGACAACTCCGACAGTGATTACAAACACCCAGGCAAGCGGACAAGGGCCAGTGGTAATTGGCGTGCTTGGCGACATGACCGGTGTTTACTCATCACTTGGGCAAAACATGGTACGCGGCATGCAACTCTACTTTGATCAGGTGCAGAACAAGGCAGGTGGACGATCCATCGATCTTCATATTGAGGACTGCGCGAATAGTCCGGATCAGACACTTTCCAAAGCGCGCAAACTCGTCGAGCAGGATCGCGTCCACATTCTGACCGGCGTGACCCTCAGCAACGAAGCCGCGGCTATCCGCGACTACGTCGTGCAACAGCAGGTACCCCTGATCGTCGCCAATGCTGGATTGCAAGGCCTCACTCGTGATCCCAAGATGCGTAGCCCTTACATTTTTCGTGTCTCTTTCGCTAACGGTCAGTATGAGGCACCGTTCGGTGACTATGTGTACCAGAAACTCGGTTACAAAAGTGTCATCCTCACGGCTCTTGACTACGCGGCCGGTCATGAGAAGGCTGATGCGTTCCGCAAGCGCTACCAGCAAGCTGGCGGGAAGGTCGTCGGCGAGGTCTATGCACCAATCAATACGCAGGACTACGGGCCATACCTACAACGCATTCAACAGTATCAAGCTGATGCCGTCTGGGCATTCTACTCGGGCGCGGATGCCGTACGCTTTGTCCTCCAGTTCACCGACTTTGGTTTACGGGACAAGTACACGCTGACCGGTCCTGGAGACCTCGTCGATGAAAACATTCTTAGTCAGGAGGGGGATGCTGCACTGAACGTCATCACGTCGCTCCACTATTCGCCGCTTTATAACTCACCTGAGAACAAAGCGTTCGTCGATGCCTTCCGTGCTAAGTACAATGCCCAGGCGAACCTCTTCGCCTACCAGGGCTTTTTAGCAGCGCGAGTTATTGTCGAAGCGTTGAATGCAACCAACGGGAACGTCGAAGACAAGCAAACGTTCCTCCAGGCGCTCCGTCAAGTGCACTTCATCGGTCCAGTCGGCGAGTTCCGCTTCAACGCCGAGTCACAAGGGCCGATCATTACCGTGCTGATTCGGAAGGTTCAGAAGTTACCGGATGGGAGTTATGGGAATGTTGTGATTGACACGATCGGAAACGTCGATGACCTTTCCTTCTAG
- a CDS encoding methylenetetrahydrofolate reductase, with amino-acid sequence MREWHKAATPEEVFHRQWVCQVLSTMRLEVLPGVNVADLFTKIPPSPTLTFTVTASPAQGPQATVETSRVLRQYGVRVVPHLAARTIRDQDELDHLWEQLAAVGIDEVFVVGGDQKQPAGHFPDGLALLQALRALRHGPKRLGVPGYPEGHPSIPDDRLRASLLAKQELADYAVLQISFDPDAVLTWLSQMRELGFRLPVYLCLPGTLRLDRLFRIGLRLGLGNSLRYLEKQRGLVGHLLAGGMRYDPWQLIGELARRPPTPQVGIVGIHWSTFNAVEGVLRWVTAKQTELGCTVEGRD; translated from the coding sequence ATGCGCGAGTGGCACAAAGCCGCCACCCCGGAGGAAGTGTTCCATCGTCAGTGGGTTTGCCAGGTATTGTCTACGATGCGGCTCGAAGTTCTGCCCGGCGTCAATGTCGCTGACCTTTTCACCAAGATTCCGCCGTCGCCCACGTTGACATTTACGGTCACGGCATCGCCTGCTCAGGGTCCCCAAGCCACGGTTGAGACAAGCCGAGTGCTGCGACAGTATGGGGTCCGGGTAGTACCTCATCTGGCTGCACGGACAATCCGCGATCAGGATGAGTTGGACCACCTTTGGGAGCAACTTGCGGCTGTCGGCATCGACGAGGTTTTTGTCGTTGGGGGGGACCAGAAACAGCCGGCTGGTCATTTTCCCGATGGCCTAGCCTTACTTCAGGCCCTCCGTGCCTTGCGTCATGGACCAAAGCGCCTCGGGGTGCCTGGCTACCCGGAGGGTCATCCGTCCATCCCGGATGACCGGCTGCGTGCGTCCCTGCTGGCGAAGCAGGAATTGGCTGATTATGCCGTGTTGCAAATCAGCTTTGATCCCGATGCTGTGCTCACCTGGCTAAGCCAGATGCGCGAGCTTGGGTTCCGCCTGCCGGTCTATCTCTGCCTGCCTGGCACTCTTCGCCTCGATCGGCTCTTCCGGATTGGGTTGCGGCTTGGTCTGGGCAACTCACTCCGCTACCTCGAGAAGCAACGCGGGCTTGTCGGCCACCTGCTTGCCGGCGGCATGCGGTACGATCCATGGCAGCTCATCGGCGAGCTGGCACGCCGACCTCCGACGCCGCAGGTCGGTATCGTGGGCATCCACTGGAGCACGTTCAACGCTGTCGAAGGTGTCCTCCGCTGGGTTACGGCCAAGCAGACGGAACTCGGCTGCACAGTGGAAGGGAGAGACTGA
- a CDS encoding formate--tetrahydrofolate ligase produces the protein MAVEQTQRLRPIVEVATELGLQEDEIELYGPYKAKVRLDVLQRLPEATATYVLVSGINPTPFGEGKTTVTVGLGQAFGRLGKRSAITIRQSSLGPAFGTKGAGAGGGAAQVVPFPDLALHFTGDGHAVTTAHNLCAALLDNALAHRQIALDPRTISWPRVLDLNDRALRRIVVGLGDDESLARVTRFDITAASEVMAILALARDYRDLRARLGRIVLGYTVDRQPVTAEEIGAAGAMAALLVDALKPNLVQTLEGTAAFIHAGPFGNIATGNSSVIADVIATRLADVVVTEAGFGTELGAEKFFHLKCQASGLAPHVAVLVATVRALKIQGGRSAREAESGVEDLAGLEAGLVNLAKHIENLRTFGVPVVVAVNRFPSDTPRELERVLTAAQEFGAADAAVADVYARGGEGGVELAQAVLRAAAPTPHFQPLYEPDWPLERKVEAVVRTLYGAGTVRWSTAARRQLTLLAEHGYDRLPICLAKTAMSLSPDPKLIGRPEGFPVDVRELRLMAGAGYVAVLLGNIQTMPGLGRHPLAAEIDIDEHGTIHGLR, from the coding sequence ATGGCAGTGGAACAGACACAGCGGCTGCGCCCGATTGTCGAGGTCGCGACCGAGCTTGGCTTGCAGGAAGACGAGATCGAACTTTACGGGCCTTACAAGGCGAAGGTGCGGCTCGACGTTTTGCAGCGGCTTCCCGAGGCGACGGCAACGTATGTCCTGGTCAGTGGGATCAATCCAACACCGTTCGGTGAGGGGAAGACTACCGTCACAGTCGGGCTTGGTCAAGCCTTTGGCCGGCTCGGCAAGCGCTCAGCCATCACGATCCGGCAGTCCTCGCTCGGGCCAGCCTTCGGGACAAAGGGCGCGGGCGCAGGTGGCGGGGCCGCGCAGGTCGTCCCGTTCCCCGACTTAGCTCTGCATTTCACCGGCGACGGCCATGCCGTCACCACGGCTCACAATCTCTGTGCTGCCTTACTCGATAATGCACTTGCCCACCGCCAGATTGCCCTCGATCCGCGTACAATCAGCTGGCCACGAGTACTCGACCTCAACGACCGAGCATTGCGCCGCATCGTCGTCGGCCTCGGCGACGACGAGAGCCTGGCGCGAGTCACTCGCTTCGACATCACCGCCGCTTCCGAGGTTATGGCGATCCTCGCGCTGGCCCGTGACTACCGTGACTTGCGCGCACGGCTCGGCCGCATCGTCCTCGGCTACACCGTCGACCGCCAGCCAGTGACGGCTGAGGAGATCGGTGCCGCAGGCGCGATGGCCGCCCTGCTGGTCGATGCACTGAAGCCCAACCTGGTGCAGACGCTGGAGGGCACGGCTGCGTTCATCCACGCAGGGCCGTTCGGCAATATCGCGACCGGGAACAGCTCCGTTATTGCTGACGTGATCGCCACCCGCCTGGCCGACGTGGTGGTAACAGAAGCAGGCTTTGGCACTGAGCTCGGTGCGGAGAAGTTCTTCCATTTAAAGTGCCAAGCAAGCGGGTTAGCACCGCACGTAGCCGTGCTTGTCGCTACAGTGCGCGCTCTCAAAATCCAAGGTGGGCGCAGTGCACGTGAGGCTGAGTCGGGCGTTGAAGACCTGGCTGGGCTTGAGGCCGGGTTGGTGAACTTAGCCAAGCACATCGAGAACCTGCGCACGTTTGGCGTGCCAGTCGTGGTAGCCGTCAACCGCTTTCCAAGCGACACTCCGCGCGAGCTTGAGCGCGTGCTAACCGCCGCCCAGGAGTTCGGCGCCGCCGATGCTGCCGTCGCTGACGTCTATGCCCGTGGCGGTGAGGGCGGGGTAGAACTCGCCCAGGCTGTATTGCGGGCGGCTGCGCCGACCCCACACTTCCAGCCGCTCTACGAGCCTGACTGGCCGCTGGAACGTAAGGTAGAAGCAGTGGTACGCACGCTCTACGGGGCAGGCACAGTGCGCTGGAGCACGGCCGCCCGGCGGCAGCTTACGCTGCTGGCCGAGCACGGCTACGACCGGCTGCCGATCTGCCTCGCGAAGACGGCGATGTCACTCAGCCCCGATCCCAAACTCATTGGCCGACCTGAGGGCTTCCCAGTAGATGTACGCGAGCTGCGCCTGATGGCGGGTGCGGGCTATGTAGCGGTGCTGCTCGGCAATATCCAGACAATGCCCGGCCTCGGCCGTCATCCGCTGGCGGCTGAGATCGACATTGACGAACACGGGACGATTCACGGCTTGCGCTGA
- a CDS encoding M48 family metallopeptidase, with amino-acid sequence MSASPQANAEAGGSECALWLLVVLVPVLFWLSGACVNHHLNGQYQDAVRQRLGSKAAQVIRAYPTAQAACARQLLNEDWCMLVTLSTIVRRGGVIGGLVSIGLLVVVANRARHAQRDPTQLPRLFRQAVQLTSLTAAGLGLGYAVLFGIVVALVPMVFFGLFFGRLALGVLIVSGLAALRAAKLALTWGKPLSQREPFAVALSRVDAPALWRLVDTVAQYVGTAAPDQLLLTLEPNCYAVEVPVQIPSGTVHGRTLCLSLPLLRVWSADELAAVIGHELAHFHGADTRYAREFAPALQGALTALGHLRQTISRDVRALAILPCIPLFTFTAGHFVLASAHYSRQRELRADALAAQLAGARAIATALVKVGVAAVAWEQYAGMLVTGKGENLPPVSTALAVCVAGELSQPAPPAWVAAEHVGHPVDRHPPLSQRLQALGLTLHEVWRQASLPAQPASLLVPAYPVIEHQLTTQLVQLLGLTRNANAAGTPPPPPTA; translated from the coding sequence ATGTCGGCGTCTCCACAGGCAAATGCTGAGGCAGGCGGGAGCGAGTGCGCCCTCTGGCTTCTGGTGGTGCTCGTGCCAGTACTGTTCTGGCTGAGCGGCGCCTGCGTCAATCACCATCTGAATGGACAGTATCAGGACGCCGTTCGGCAGCGGCTGGGGAGCAAGGCTGCGCAGGTCATCCGCGCCTATCCGACAGCGCAGGCGGCTTGCGCGCGGCAACTCCTCAACGAGGACTGGTGCATGTTAGTGACGTTGAGCACGATCGTGCGGCGCGGCGGGGTGATTGGCGGGCTGGTCAGTATCGGCTTGCTGGTCGTGGTGGCCAACCGTGCCAGGCACGCCCAGCGCGACCCGACCCAGCTCCCACGCCTGTTCCGGCAGGCAGTCCAGCTCACCAGTCTGACGGCCGCGGGGCTCGGGTTAGGCTACGCCGTCCTCTTCGGCATCGTCGTTGCACTGGTTCCGATGGTCTTCTTCGGCTTGTTCTTCGGCCGGCTTGCCCTGGGCGTGCTCATCGTGAGTGGACTGGCCGCGTTGCGGGCGGCGAAGCTGGCGCTCACCTGGGGCAAGCCGCTCAGCCAGCGTGAGCCCTTCGCCGTTGCGCTGAGCCGGGTCGACGCCCCCGCCCTCTGGCGGTTGGTTGATACGGTCGCGCAGTACGTCGGCACCGCTGCCCCCGACCAGCTCCTGCTGACGCTCGAACCGAACTGCTATGCTGTTGAAGTCCCGGTGCAGATACCCAGCGGGACCGTGCACGGCCGCACGCTCTGCCTCTCCCTCCCCCTTCTCCGCGTATGGAGCGCCGATGAACTGGCGGCAGTCATTGGGCACGAACTCGCGCACTTCCACGGGGCCGACACGCGCTATGCCCGTGAGTTCGCGCCAGCCTTGCAGGGAGCACTCACCGCGCTGGGCCACTTGCGACAGACCATCAGCCGCGACGTGCGCGCACTGGCCATCCTGCCGTGCATCCCGCTGTTCACCTTCACCGCTGGGCACTTTGTGCTCGCCAGTGCGCACTATTCGCGCCAGCGTGAGCTGCGTGCCGACGCGCTGGCCGCGCAGCTCGCTGGGGCACGGGCCATCGCAACCGCCCTGGTCAAGGTGGGCGTGGCTGCCGTGGCCTGGGAGCAGTATGCCGGCATGCTAGTAACCGGCAAGGGCGAGAATCTTCCCCCGGTGAGCACCGCACTGGCCGTGTGCGTCGCCGGGGAACTCAGCCAGCCCGCGCCACCGGCCTGGGTCGCAGCCGAGCACGTCGGACACCCGGTCGATCGCCATCCGCCACTGTCTCAGCGGCTGCAGGCGCTTGGCCTCACCCTGCATGAAGTCTGGCGACAGGCGAGCCTCCCCGCCCAACCGGCAAGCCTGCTGGTGCCAGCGTACCCGGTTATCGAACACCAGCTGACCACGCAACTCGTCCAGCTTCTTGGACTGACGCGCAACGCCAATGCCGCTGGTACACCACCACCGCCACCCACCGCCTGA
- a CDS encoding helicase-related protein gives MSVQPGSVVRFRHRQWVVLPGDDVATLVLRPLTATTDDAIIVHRELAQLLGHTVPSERIEPDHFPMPDAQAIADAEAVRLLWQATRLQLREGAAPLRSLGRISVRPRPYQLVPLLMALRLAPVRLLIADDVGVGKTVEAGLIARELLDAGDAQRLAVLCPPALCDQWATELREKFHLEPVIVGPATLGQLERQLPPGRSLYQHYRVTVISIDFLKLPRNREPFLQHPPDLVIVDEAHGVVPAGAGERDPRHLRYELVSKLARDPLRHLILLTATPHSGIRDAFQRLLGLLNPSFASWPLDQLTPQQQRELARHLIQRTRADIITQWPEARTLYPTRQAIERTYTLSLPYRQFFEETFAFCRDLVERSRNLPDRQRRFQWWAALTLLRCVMSSPHAGAEALARRHAAHDDEATALIPLLWADEGSEEDDRSGLALDPSERLPSDEVPATQLEAAIVAPNGLAEATKRRLRQLERLARAIAPADDSKLQQCIAIVRELIEQGRNPVIWCIFIDTAEYLAAHLKQALAAAAPDAAVGCVTGRLGDEERRARVAELLQAPRRVLVATDCLSEGVNLQEGFDAVIHYDLPWNPNRLEQREGRVDRFGQPQPTVTAVRYYGRDNPVDAEVVEVLIRKATQIRQALGVHVPVPEDEGWLAELLVHRLFERPRQAQLALPFGPDPTEQLLQRWDEDSQRERARRTRFAQAAIDPAAAIEELNACDAVLGTEADVRDFVLGAGQRLGLHFVPDEAQPGVWTIDLSPAALVTVPDALRLALPRDQRAGRWRITFADPPPAGVTALVRNHPFVATLARYLFELAFSGQATAAVARVGVVRTSLVRAVTALALLRVRYAVSRPNRPDTVLEEALVVGYDLLAETWLEPDQALPLLEQARPEAEVALGERRELAAFALDTLAPLLTQPEPHGPLGMLLERRAEALRAAYQRVREAAQASKRGLDVHPLWPPDLVALLVAQPRLG, from the coding sequence ATGAGCGTGCAGCCTGGGTCTGTGGTGCGGTTTCGCCATCGCCAGTGGGTGGTGCTGCCTGGCGACGACGTGGCGACGCTCGTGTTACGCCCCCTCACTGCCACGACGGACGATGCCATCATCGTCCACCGCGAGCTCGCCCAGTTACTTGGCCACACCGTGCCGAGCGAGCGCATCGAGCCCGATCACTTCCCCATGCCCGACGCCCAGGCCATCGCCGATGCCGAGGCAGTGCGGTTGCTCTGGCAGGCCACGCGCTTGCAACTGCGGGAAGGAGCGGCACCCTTGCGCTCGCTAGGGCGCATCAGCGTGCGGCCACGGCCGTACCAGCTTGTCCCGTTGCTCATGGCCCTCCGCCTCGCCCCGGTGCGACTACTCATCGCCGACGACGTCGGTGTCGGCAAGACGGTCGAAGCGGGCCTGATCGCCCGTGAGCTTCTTGATGCGGGCGATGCCCAGCGGCTGGCCGTCCTCTGCCCACCTGCACTCTGCGACCAATGGGCGACTGAGTTACGCGAGAAATTTCACCTCGAACCGGTCATTGTCGGCCCAGCGACACTCGGCCAGCTCGAGCGCCAGCTCCCCCCAGGCCGCTCCCTCTACCAGCACTACCGGGTGACGGTCATCAGCATCGACTTTCTCAAGCTGCCGCGCAACCGTGAGCCGTTCCTGCAGCACCCGCCCGACCTTGTCATCGTCGACGAAGCGCACGGTGTCGTTCCCGCAGGTGCTGGCGAGCGCGACCCGCGGCACTTGCGCTATGAACTCGTCTCAAAACTGGCACGCGATCCGCTCCGCCATCTGATCCTCTTGACGGCTACGCCACACAGCGGTATCCGCGATGCCTTCCAGCGTTTGCTCGGCTTGCTTAACCCGAGTTTTGCCAGCTGGCCACTCGACCAGCTCACGCCACAGCAGCAGCGTGAACTGGCCCGGCACCTCATCCAGCGCACCCGCGCCGACATCATCACCCAGTGGCCGGAAGCCCGCACGCTCTACCCCACACGCCAGGCGATCGAGCGCACCTACACGTTGTCGCTACCGTACCGCCAGTTCTTCGAAGAGACTTTCGCCTTCTGCCGTGACCTCGTTGAGCGCAGCCGGAACTTACCCGATCGCCAGCGCCGTTTCCAGTGGTGGGCCGCCCTCACGTTGCTGCGCTGCGTGATGTCGAGCCCCCATGCCGGTGCCGAGGCGCTCGCACGCCGCCATGCCGCCCACGACGACGAGGCGACAGCGCTCATCCCCCTCCTCTGGGCAGATGAGGGCAGCGAGGAAGACGACCGTAGCGGCCTCGCGCTCGACCCGAGCGAGCGTCTTCCGAGCGACGAAGTACCGGCCACGCAACTCGAAGCCGCAATCGTTGCGCCAAACGGCCTCGCGGAGGCAACCAAGCGCCGGCTTCGCCAACTCGAGCGGCTGGCCCGCGCAATCGCCCCGGCTGACGACTCCAAATTGCAGCAGTGTATCGCGATCGTCCGCGAATTGATCGAGCAGGGCCGCAACCCGGTCATCTGGTGCATCTTCATCGACACGGCAGAGTATCTGGCAGCGCACTTGAAGCAGGCGCTGGCTGCCGCTGCCCCTGATGCCGCCGTCGGCTGTGTCACCGGCCGCCTCGGCGACGAAGAGCGCCGCGCCCGTGTCGCCGAATTGCTGCAGGCGCCGCGTCGGGTGCTGGTGGCGACCGACTGCCTCAGCGAAGGCGTGAACCTGCAGGAGGGGTTCGACGCCGTTATCCACTACGACCTGCCGTGGAATCCGAACCGGCTCGAGCAACGTGAGGGGCGCGTCGACCGCTTTGGCCAGCCGCAGCCCACCGTGACCGCCGTCCGCTACTATGGCCGCGATAACCCCGTCGATGCCGAAGTTGTCGAGGTGCTGATCCGCAAGGCGACCCAGATCCGCCAGGCCCTCGGTGTACACGTGCCGGTGCCTGAGGACGAAGGCTGGCTGGCCGAGTTGCTCGTTCACCGTCTCTTCGAGCGGCCACGCCAGGCCCAGCTCGCGCTCCCCTTCGGCCCTGACCCGACCGAACAGCTCCTCCAACGCTGGGATGAAGACTCCCAACGCGAGCGGGCTCGCCGCACCCGCTTCGCACAAGCCGCCATCGACCCAGCAGCAGCAATCGAGGAACTCAACGCCTGCGATGCCGTCCTCGGTACGGAAGCTGACGTTCGCGATTTCGTGCTCGGCGCCGGCCAGCGCCTCGGGCTCCACTTTGTGCCCGACGAGGCGCAGCCAGGGGTATGGACGATCGACCTCAGCCCGGCTGCGCTGGTGACGGTGCCCGATGCGCTCCGTCTCGCCCTCCCCCGTGACCAGCGCGCCGGACGCTGGCGCATCACCTTCGCTGATCCTCCGCCGGCCGGCGTGACCGCCCTGGTCCGCAACCATCCCTTCGTCGCCACTTTGGCACGCTATCTCTTCGAGCTCGCCTTCAGCGGACAGGCCACTGCCGCGGTAGCGCGGGTGGGTGTCGTCCGCACGAGCCTGGTGCGCGCCGTCACGGCCCTGGCCTTGCTCCGGGTACGCTACGCGGTCAGCCGGCCGAACCGACCTGACACCGTGCTTGAGGAAGCGCTCGTCGTTGGCTACGACCTGCTCGCTGAAACCTGGCTCGAGCCCGACCAGGCCCTGCCGCTGCTGGAACAGGCGCGCCCTGAGGCCGAGGTCGCGCTCGGCGAACGGCGCGAACTCGCCGCGTTTGCCCTGGACACGCTTGCGCCGCTCCTGACCCAGCCCGAACCACACGGCCCGCTGGGCATGCTCCTCGAGCGCCGAGCCGAGGCACTGCGTGCGGCATACCAACGGGTGCGCGAGGCAGCCCAAGCCAGCAAGCGCGGGCTCGACGTCCACCCGCTCTGGCCGCCTGACCTTGTCGCCCTGCTGGTCGCACAGCCGCGGCTGGGATAA